Proteins from one Methanobacterium sp. Maddingley MBC34 genomic window:
- a CDS encoding acetate--CoA ligase (PFAM: Domain of unknown function (DUF3448); AMP-binding enzyme~TIGRFAM: acetate--CoA ligase), with translation MVRDTAVLLDEKRVFEPKDEIRKRAHVKNWEEELEKGKNLEKYWAEKAEQFEWFRKWDKVLDDENKPFYKWFTGGKINLAYNAVDRWIETEKRNQVAILYINERGQEKKITFYELYIQVNKLANALKNLGVNKGDTVSMYLPMCPELLIAMLACNKIGAVHSVVYSGLSVGAFVERMNDANVKVLFTADGTYRRGKVIDLKSIADEAILQCPTIETIVVVNHTGTPIEISELSGRELFYERLVDGEPSHCEPEWMDAEDPLFILYTSGSTGKPKGVLHTTAGYMVGVATTLRNIFDIHENDLWWCTGDIGWITGHSYVIYGPLLLGTTTVVYEGAPDYPDPGVWWKIVEKYGVTKFYTAPTAIRHLMRFGTRYTNLYNLDSLRILGTVGEPINPEAWMWYYKNVGKENCPIMDTWWQTETGMHLISPLPVATLKPGSATRPFPGIDADVVDEEGNPVPMGKGGYLVIKKPWPAMFRTLYKDEDRFMDVYWKEYPGCIYKAGDMVRKDEDGYFWIQGRSDDVLKIAGHRIGSAEVESAFVGHPAVAEAAVIGKSDPIKGEVIKAFIILREGYELKTQLIEELKKHVRYELGPVAVLGEIVQVDKLPKTRSGKIMRRILRAQEMGEDLGDTSTLEE, from the coding sequence ATGGTACGAGATACTGCAGTTCTTCTAGATGAGAAGAGGGTTTTCGAGCCAAAAGATGAGATTCGAAAAAGAGCCCATGTAAAAAATTGGGAAGAAGAGCTTGAAAAAGGCAAAAACCTGGAAAAATACTGGGCAGAAAAAGCTGAGCAGTTTGAATGGTTCCGGAAATGGGATAAAGTCTTAGATGATGAGAACAAACCATTTTACAAGTGGTTTACTGGAGGTAAAATCAACCTGGCCTACAATGCCGTGGACCGGTGGATCGAAACTGAAAAACGTAATCAGGTTGCAATTCTCTACATAAACGAACGTGGACAGGAGAAAAAAATTACCTTCTACGAGCTCTACATTCAAGTGAACAAACTGGCCAATGCCCTTAAAAATTTGGGAGTGAACAAAGGTGACACAGTGTCCATGTACCTCCCCATGTGTCCTGAGCTTCTTATTGCCATGTTGGCCTGTAACAAGATTGGAGCAGTGCACAGTGTGGTCTATTCTGGACTGAGTGTTGGTGCATTTGTGGAGCGTATGAATGATGCCAATGTCAAAGTACTCTTCACCGCCGATGGAACCTACCGTCGAGGTAAAGTTATTGATCTAAAATCAATTGCAGATGAAGCAATTCTGCAATGCCCTACCATTGAAACCATAGTGGTGGTTAACCACACCGGAACCCCCATTGAAATATCAGAATTATCCGGAAGGGAACTATTCTATGAAAGACTGGTAGATGGTGAACCCTCCCACTGCGAGCCAGAATGGATGGATGCCGAGGATCCCCTCTTCATACTCTACACTTCCGGAAGCACAGGAAAACCCAAAGGAGTACTGCACACCACTGCCGGCTACATGGTGGGAGTGGCCACTACCCTCCGCAACATATTCGACATTCATGAAAACGACCTCTGGTGGTGTACTGGGGATATTGGATGGATCACAGGACACAGCTACGTTATCTACGGACCATTACTACTGGGAACTACCACTGTGGTTTACGAAGGAGCACCAGACTACCCAGACCCGGGAGTATGGTGGAAGATCGTGGAAAAATATGGAGTCACCAAGTTCTACACTGCACCAACTGCCATCCGCCATTTAATGAGATTCGGAACCCGTTACACCAACTTGTACAACCTGGATTCCCTGCGTATTCTGGGAACAGTGGGAGAACCCATAAACCCGGAAGCATGGATGTGGTACTACAAAAATGTGGGTAAAGAAAACTGTCCCATAATGGACACCTGGTGGCAGACAGAAACTGGAATGCACCTCATATCCCCATTACCAGTTGCCACCCTGAAACCCGGGTCAGCCACACGTCCCTTCCCGGGAATTGATGCAGATGTGGTTGATGAAGAAGGAAACCCGGTACCCATGGGCAAAGGAGGGTACCTGGTTATCAAAAAACCCTGGCCTGCCATGTTCCGCACATTATACAAGGATGAGGATCGATTCATGGATGTTTACTGGAAGGAGTACCCAGGATGCATTTACAAGGCAGGGGATATGGTCCGTAAAGATGAAGATGGATACTTCTGGATACAGGGACGTAGTGATGATGTTCTCAAGATCGCCGGACACCGTATAGGTTCAGCAGAAGTAGAATCAGCCTTTGTAGGACACCCAGCAGTAGCTGAAGCAGCGGTCATTGGAAAATCCGACCCCATTAAAGGGGAAGTCATCAAGGCCTTCATCATCCTCCGTGAAGGATATGAACTCAAGACCCAACTCATTGAAGAACTAAAAAAGCATGTCCGTTATGAACTGGGACCAGTGGCTGTCCTGGGTGAGATCGTGCAGGTGGATAAACTTCCCAAAACCAGGAGTGGTAAGATAATGCGCCGGATACTCCGTGCCCAGGAAATGGGTGAGGATCTGGGAGATACATCCACTTTGGAAGAATGA
- a CDS encoding Mn-dependent transcriptional regulator (PFAM: Iron dependent repressor, metal binding and dimerisation domain; Iron dependent repressor, N-terminal DNA binding domain) produces the protein MKITRSVEDYLEAMYSLEQEQGTIRVKDVAETLGVKPPSVVEAVKKLSKMNMVSNERYGTIKLKDEGVKIAEEVICRHQLLKDFLIMMGVDSEIAENDACSMEHVMDVSTISKLRKFVEFNGIFPNAYQYMEKFREYAEKGTITTNDEL, from the coding sequence ATGAAAATAACCCGTAGTGTTGAAGATTACCTGGAAGCCATGTATTCACTGGAACAGGAACAGGGAACTATTAGGGTGAAAGATGTGGCAGAAACCCTGGGAGTAAAACCCCCAAGTGTGGTTGAAGCTGTGAAAAAGCTTTCCAAAATGAACATGGTTTCTAATGAGCGTTACGGTACAATTAAGTTAAAGGATGAGGGGGTTAAGATTGCTGAGGAGGTAATCTGCCGTCATCAACTTCTTAAGGATTTCCTGATAATGATGGGTGTGGATAGTGAGATAGCTGAGAATGATGCCTGTTCCATGGAACATGTGATGGATGTCTCCACTATTAGTAAATTACGAAAATTCGTTGAATTCAATGGTATTTTTCCCAATGCTTATCAATACATGGAAAAATTCAGAGAATACGCAGAAAAAGGAACCATAACTACTAACGATGAATTGTAA
- a CDS encoding putative membrane protein (PFAM: GPR1/FUN34/yaaH family), whose product MEENKKTVLIEDLTANPAPLGLLGFGLTTVLLNIHNAGFFPINSMILAMGIAYGGIAQIMACAMEYKKGNTFGTVAFGSYGLFWWSFVLLLILPKMGLAAAPDKLALASYLFMWGLFTLVMFIGTLKLSRGLQVVFLSLAVLFFLLALGDITGNTTITIIAGYEGIFTGFSAIYVGLAQVLNETYGRNVLPT is encoded by the coding sequence ATGGAAGAAAACAAAAAAACTGTCTTGATAGAGGATTTAACTGCCAATCCGGCACCTCTTGGACTACTTGGATTTGGTTTAACCACAGTCCTGTTGAACATACATAATGCGGGGTTTTTCCCTATTAACAGTATGATACTGGCCATGGGGATAGCCTACGGTGGAATTGCACAGATAATGGCCTGTGCAATGGAGTACAAGAAAGGAAACACCTTTGGAACAGTAGCTTTCGGTTCATACGGCCTTTTCTGGTGGAGTTTTGTACTTCTGTTGATTCTTCCCAAGATGGGTCTGGCTGCAGCACCGGATAAACTGGCACTGGCATCATACCTTTTCATGTGGGGATTATTTACCCTGGTGATGTTCATTGGGACCCTTAAACTCAGCCGTGGGTTGCAGGTAGTATTTCTATCACTGGCAGTCTTATTCTTCCTACTGGCACTGGGAGATATAACTGGTAACACAACCATAACCATAATTGCAGGTTATGAGGGAATATTCACCGGTTTCAGTGCAATATACGTTGGATTGGCACAGGTCTTGAATGAAACCTATGGAAGGAACGTATTACCCACCTAA
- a CDS encoding choline dehydrogenase-like flavoprotein (PFAM: GMC oxidoreductase), whose protein sequence is MKNVIVVGSGAGGATVARELAINGISVTLIEKGKQVTTDMAFQCYDNLDIGVELLKTSCLGGSTLVTAGNAVRTCQKEFKEMGIDLSPEFMEVESELKVETLPDTHFGEGTLKIMEAASSLGLPMEKMPKFINPSKCIPCGKCVLGCPRDAKWSSLDYLDEALKHGVQIVENTTVTRVTTIDGRVKGLEALNPENGLKTEYNADTVILCSGATQTPLLLRSAGLIAGEHLFVDTFVTVGGVLPGINFYKEVSMNSLLKKDGFLLAPHYSSLLTSRFDKLGIPEKDILGMMVKIPDESSGRVDESGVFKQSTANDVGLLAEGCATAGAILIEAGVNPDTLVSTPARGAHPGGTAAVGEVVDKNLETKIEGLYVGDASVFPRAPGAPPVLTILALAKRLGKHIINQ, encoded by the coding sequence ATGAAAAACGTGATTGTAGTTGGATCCGGAGCTGGTGGGGCAACTGTTGCCCGAGAACTTGCCATAAATGGAATATCAGTTACACTGATTGAAAAGGGAAAACAGGTTACAACTGATATGGCTTTCCAGTGCTATGATAACCTGGATATTGGAGTGGAACTTCTTAAAACTTCCTGTCTTGGAGGTAGCACACTGGTAACTGCAGGTAACGCAGTCCGAACCTGCCAGAAAGAGTTTAAAGAAATGGGAATAGATCTTAGCCCTGAATTTATGGAAGTTGAAAGTGAATTAAAGGTAGAAACACTACCTGACACTCATTTTGGAGAAGGTACACTAAAAATCATGGAAGCTGCTTCTTCACTTGGTTTGCCCATGGAGAAAATGCCCAAATTCATCAACCCCTCAAAATGCATCCCCTGCGGTAAGTGCGTTTTAGGATGTCCACGGGATGCTAAATGGAGCTCCCTTGATTATCTGGATGAAGCTCTGAAACATGGCGTTCAAATTGTGGAAAACACTACTGTAACCAGGGTTACAACTATTGATGGACGGGTTAAAGGTCTGGAGGCATTGAACCCTGAAAATGGACTTAAAACTGAATATAATGCGGACACAGTTATATTATGTTCCGGTGCCACCCAAACCCCACTGTTACTCAGATCCGCAGGTTTAATAGCAGGCGAGCATCTTTTTGTGGATACCTTTGTAACTGTTGGTGGTGTACTGCCCGGGATTAATTTTTATAAAGAGGTGTCCATGAACAGTCTCTTAAAAAAGGATGGATTTCTACTGGCGCCTCATTATTCCAGTTTACTGACCTCCCGGTTTGATAAACTTGGCATCCCGGAGAAAGACATATTGGGAATGATGGTTAAGATACCGGATGAATCATCTGGTAGAGTGGATGAAAGTGGTGTTTTTAAACAGAGCACAGCCAATGATGTGGGACTCTTAGCAGAAGGATGTGCTACTGCTGGAGCCATCCTCATTGAGGCAGGTGTTAACCCGGATACTCTTGTTTCTACTCCAGCCAGGGGTGCTCATCCTGGTGGAACTGCTGCAGTGGGAGAAGTTGTAGACAAAAATCTGGAAACAAAAATTGAAGGTCTTTACGTGGGAGATGCAAGTGTTTTCCCCAGAGCACCAGGTGCACCACCGGTTCTAACCATCCTGGCCCTGGCTAAAAGACTGGGTAAACACATTATAAATCAATAA
- a CDS encoding Pseudomurein-binding repeat containing protein (PFAM: Pseudomurein-binding repeat), with protein sequence MYIVIAHMEEAGDRVTGFMKSEGRLPNYVNCLCYDTLEVDHNIVDQNVTMPQFLYMATALLGSNGSVEIRDVNPASSPLDHMVSGQILESEYRSMAQNIKNFIESNGKAPNYANSSLGKIPFDMLIYIYARIYSFMGSYHMPPEHINIGFLQEDDSIEQV encoded by the coding sequence ATGTATATTGTAATTGCACATATGGAAGAAGCAGGCGATCGAGTTACTGGATTCATGAAGTCAGAGGGAAGATTACCCAACTATGTAAATTGCCTGTGTTACGATACTTTAGAAGTGGACCATAACATTGTAGATCAAAATGTAACCATGCCTCAATTCTTATACATGGCAACAGCATTATTAGGTAGCAATGGTAGTGTAGAAATAAGAGATGTAAATCCTGCTTCCTCCCCGTTAGATCACATGGTCTCAGGCCAAATATTAGAATCTGAATATCGCTCCATGGCTCAAAATATTAAAAATTTCATTGAATCAAATGGAAAAGCACCTAATTACGCTAACAGCTCCTTAGGTAAAATACCTTTTGATATGTTAATTTATATTTACGCTAGAATCTATTCTTTCATGGGAAGTTACCATATGCCACCGGAACATATAAACATCGGTTTTTTACAAGAGGATGATTCAATAGAACAGGTCTGA
- a CDS encoding HEAT-like repeat protein (PFAM: PBS lyase HEAT-like repeat; HEAT repeat) has translation MSIFNGSFNPDVDKLESEGDINGLIKTLQKGNNKNRATAARALGRFKNEKVAKALIEALDSDDSDVRWNAASSLGKIGSSDATPFLLKMLRDEKWYVRLQTAEALGDIGDERALLPLLESLKDEKIRNNVAIALGHLGDSRAVDHLIDGLKDDDFSFRSASEEALGMIGDEKAVPILIEALKDDNVSVRRHAAGALGKIGDERAIKPLLDAVEDDKWYVRLQVEEAIQELNARLKENEKLS, from the coding sequence ATGAGCATTTTCAATGGTAGTTTCAACCCTGATGTGGATAAACTGGAAAGTGAAGGGGACATCAATGGACTTATTAAAACATTGCAAAAGGGCAATAATAAAAATCGTGCCACGGCAGCCAGGGCACTGGGAAGATTTAAGAATGAAAAAGTAGCTAAAGCCCTTATTGAGGCTTTGGATTCTGATGATAGTGATGTTCGGTGGAATGCTGCCAGCTCTCTGGGTAAAATAGGCAGTAGTGATGCCACACCTTTCCTCCTGAAAATGCTTCGTGATGAAAAATGGTATGTGCGTCTGCAGACAGCAGAGGCACTTGGGGATATAGGTGATGAGAGAGCATTATTACCCCTTTTAGAATCACTTAAAGATGAGAAAATACGCAACAACGTTGCTATTGCTCTGGGACATTTAGGAGATTCCAGGGCAGTTGATCATTTGATTGATGGACTTAAGGATGATGATTTTAGTTTTCGCAGTGCATCTGAAGAAGCACTGGGCATGATTGGTGATGAAAAAGCAGTTCCTATTCTTATAGAGGCCTTGAAAGATGATAATGTGAGTGTCCGCAGACATGCTGCCGGAGCACTGGGTAAAATTGGGGATGAGCGAGCAATAAAGCCACTCTTAGATGCTGTGGAGGATGATAAATGGTACGTCCGCTTACAGGTAGAAGAAGCAATACAGGAACTAAATGCTCGTTTGAAGGAAAATGAAAAGTTATCCTGA
- a CDS encoding putative protein, 4-oxalocrotonate tautomerase (PFAM: Tautomerase enzyme), whose amino-acid sequence MDDNMPLVKIEIRKGYSPEYKKAILDGVHQALVDALGIPDSDRFQRIYELDKEDFECPPDRTRAVTIIQITMFPGRSFEAKKELYQNIIQNLGENPGIDGNDILIILLEPPMENWGIRGGQPASEVDFGFKIDF is encoded by the coding sequence ATGGATGATAACATGCCGTTAGTTAAAATCGAAATTCGTAAAGGATATTCTCCTGAATATAAAAAAGCAATATTAGATGGAGTGCACCAGGCACTGGTGGATGCACTGGGCATTCCAGATAGTGACCGGTTTCAACGGATTTATGAACTGGATAAGGAAGATTTTGAGTGTCCACCTGATCGTACTCGTGCTGTGACCATAATCCAGATTACAATGTTTCCTGGACGTTCATTTGAGGCTAAAAAAGAACTTTACCAGAATATTATCCAAAACTTGGGTGAAAATCCTGGTATTGATGGTAATGATATTTTGATCATACTACTGGAACCCCCTATGGAAAATTGGGGTATTCGTGGAGGACAACCTGCCAGTGAAGTGGATTTTGGATTTAAAATAGATTTTTAG